One Euphorbia lathyris chromosome 1, ddEupLath1.1, whole genome shotgun sequence DNA segment encodes these proteins:
- the LOC136210763 gene encoding eukaryotic translation initiation factor 3 subunit B-like — protein sequence MADVMLMNDIEARAAASGIDLSDLDLSSIHLPPGENFGIISDDEDVYQEEQLDFEAGFGNIVMVDNLPVVPKEKFEKLEGVIRKIYSQIGVIKEDGLWMPVDPETHKTLGYCFIEYNTPQEAELAKEKTNAYKLDRAHIFAVNMFEDFDKFMRVPDEWAPPEIRPYVPGENLQQWLTDEKARDQFVIRAGSDTEVFWNDARQLKPDPVYKRAYWTESFVQWSPLGTYLATVHRQGAAVWGGANSFNRLMRYAHPQVKLIDFSPGEKYLVTYSSHEPSNPHDANRIVINIFDVRTGKIMRDFKGSADEFSIGGTGGVAGVSWPIFRWCGGKDDKYFARIGKNMISVYETETFSLVDKKSLKVENVLDFSWSPTDPILALFVPELAGGNQPARVSLVQIPSKEELRQKNLFSVSDCKMYWQSNGDYLAVNVDRYTKSKRTTYTGFELFRIKERDIPIEVLELDNKNDKIIAFAWEPKGHRFAVIHGDSPRPDVSFYSMRTAHNSGRVSKLTTLKGKQANALFWSPAGHYIILAGLKGFNGQLEFFNVDELETMGTTEHFMATDIDWDPTGRYVSTSVTSVHHEMENGFNIWSFNGKPLYRTLKDHFFQFLWRPRPPSFLSPEKEEEIANNLKKYSKKYEAEDQDVSLQLSEQDREKRRMLKDEWEKWVNEWKKLHEEEKLERQKLRDGEASDEEEEYEAKEVEVEELLDVSEETLSFEFGQ from the exons ATGGCGGACGTCATGTTAATGAACGATATCGAGGCGCGGGCGGCGGCATCCGGAATCGACCTTTCCGATCTCGATCTCAGTTCCATTCACCTTCCTCCTGGCGAAAATTTCGGAATCATCAG TGATGATGAAGATGTTTACCAAGAAGAGCAGCTGGATTTTGAAGCTGGCTTTGGGAACATTGTTATGGTAGATAATCTACCAGTTGTTCCTAAAGAAAAATTTGAGAAGCTGGAAGGTGTGATTCGAAAAATCTACAGTCAAATTGGTGTTATCAAGGAGGATGGCCTTTGGATGCCTGTCGATCCTGAAACTCATAAGACCTTAGGTTATTGCTTCATCGAGTATAATACACCTCAG GAGGCTGAGCTAGCTAAGGAGAAAACAAATGCTTACAAGTTGGACAGAGCACATATTTTTGCTGTCAACATGTTTGAAGACTTCGATAAATTCATGAGAGTCCCAGATGAGTGGGCACCACCTGAAATCAGACCATATGTTCCTGGG GAAAATCTCCAACAATGGCTTACCGATGAAAAGGCTAGAGATCAATTTGTGATTCGTGCTGGCTCAGATACTGAGGTCTTCTGGAATGATGCCAGACAGTTGAAACCTGATCCTGTTTACAAGCGTGCC TACTGGACTGAGAGCTTTGTGCAGTGGTCCCCACTTGGGACATACCTGGCGACAGTTCATAGGCAAGGTGCTGCTGTATGGGGTGGTGCAAATTCCTTTAATAGGCTGATGCGCTATGCTCATCCACAG GTCAAGTTGATTGATTTTTCACCTGGTGAGAAGTACTTGGTTACATATAGCAGTCATGAACCAAGCAATCCTCATGATGCAAAT AGGATTGTCATCAACATCTTTGATGTGAGAACTGGTAAAATTATGAGAGATTTCAAGGGAAGTGCTGATGAATTCTCCATTGGAGGAACTGGTGGTGTTGCGGGGGTGTCCTGGCCCATTTTTAG GTGGTGTGGTGGAAAGGATGACAAGTACTTTGCTAGAATTGGGAAAAACATGATATCTGTTTATGAAACAGAAACTTTCAGCCTTGTTGACAAGAAATCTTTGAAGGTTGAAAATGTCCTGGACTTCAGTTGGTCACCAACTGACCCAATCCTTGCACTCTTTGTTCCCGAACTTGCTGGTGGAAACCAACCAGCCAGG GTGTCCCTTGTGCAAATTCCTAGCAAAGAGGAACTGAGGCAAAAGAATCTTTTCAGTGTTAGCGACTGCAAGATGTACTGGCAAAGCAATGGTGACTACCTTGCTGTGAATGTTGATCGCTATACAAAATCAAAGAGGACCACGTATACAGGATTTGAGCTTTTCCGAATAAAAGAACGAGATATACCCATTGAGGTTCTGGAGCTTGACAATAAGAACGACAAGATCATTGCTTTTGCTTGGGAGCCAAAGGGACACAGATTTGCTGTTATTCATGGTGATAGCCCAAGGCCTGATGTAAGCTTTTACTCAATGAGGACTGCCCACAACAGTGGCAGGGTATCAAAGTTGACCACACTCAAAGGCAAACAGGCAAATGCTCTGTTCTGGTCACCTGCTGGCCACTACATAATTCTTGCTGGACTGAAGGGTTTCAACGGACAGCTTGAATTCTTTAACGTTGATGAGCTTGAGACCATGGGAACAACAGAGCATTTTATGGCCACAGACATTGATTGGGACCCTACTGGAAG GTATGTTTCAACTTCAGTGACTTCAGTTCACCATGAAATGGAAAATGGGTTCAATATCTGGTCGTTTAATGGCAAGCCCCTTTATCGGACACTCAAGGATCACTTCTTCCAG TTCTTGTGGCGCCCTAGGCCACCATCCTTCTTGAGTCCTGAAAAAGAGGAGGAGATCGCGAACAATCTGAAAAAGTATAGTAAGAAATACGAGGCAGAGGACCAAGATGTGTCGTTGCAATTGAGTGAGCAAGATCGCGAGAAGAGGAGAATGTTGAAGGATGAGTGGGAGAAATGGGTGAATGAATGGAAAAAGTTGCACGAGGAAGAAAAATTGGAGAGGCAGAAACTTAGAGATGGAGAGGCGAGTGACGAAGAAGAGGAATATGAAGCTAAAGAAGTCGAAGTGGAGGAGTTGTTGGATGTGTCGGAAGAAACTTTATCTTTCGAATTTGGACAGTAG